One window from the genome of Natator depressus isolate rNatDep1 chromosome 27, rNatDep2.hap1, whole genome shotgun sequence encodes:
- the ORMDL3 gene encoding ORM1-like protein 3, with protein sequence MNVGTAHSEVNPNTRVMNSRGIWLSYVLGIGLLHVVLLSIPFFSVPVVWTLTNIIHNMSMYIFLHTVKGTPFETPDQGKARLLTHWEQMDYGVQFTASRKFLTITPIVLYFLTSFYTKYDRIHFIINTISLMSVLIPKLPQLHGVRIFGINKY encoded by the exons ATGAACGTGGGGACGGCTCACAGCGAGGTGAACCCCAACACCCGCGTCATGAACAGCCGGGGCATCTGGCTCTCCTACGTGCTGGGGATTGGCCTGCTGCATGTTGTCCTCCTCAGCATCCCCTTCTTCAGTGTCCCTGTGGTTTGGACTCTCACCAACATCATCCACAACATG AGCATGTACATCTTCCTGCACACCGTGAAAGGAACGCCCTTTGAGACTCCAGACCAGGGGAAAGCCCGGTTGCTCACGCACTGGGAGCAGATGGACTATGGGGTGCAGTTCACGGCATCGCGCAAGTTCCTGACCATCACGCCCATCGTGTT gTATTTCCTCACCAGTTTCTACACGAAATATGACCGGATACACTTCATAATCAACACCATCTCCCTGATGAGCGTCTTAATCCCCAAGCTGCCCCAGCTCCATGGAGTCCGGATCTTTGGGATCAACAAGTACTGA